One genomic window of Gemmatimonadota bacterium includes the following:
- a CDS encoding tetratricopeptide repeat protein has protein sequence MATSTDDTSTTTPDAVPHYADGSFLTPQRIKVLGIAGAAVLVVALGIWFAITAGKRKEAFAAQALESARITAEQGNLPEAVSQFEKVVTTYSGTSAAYSASLGVAQARLVSGQTELAIASLLDFLKTNPPALYASPANGLLGSGYENTGKYAEAAAAYRKAADEATSDYLKASALLDAGRAFRLSKNKDEAMKCYREILDKYAETAAKTEAEVRLAEMTIGQG, from the coding sequence ATGGCTACTTCTACCGACGACACCTCGACGACGACCCCGGATGCCGTGCCGCACTACGCGGACGGCTCCTTCCTGACTCCCCAGCGCATCAAGGTGCTCGGCATCGCCGGTGCGGCGGTCCTGGTGGTGGCGCTCGGGATCTGGTTCGCCATCACGGCGGGCAAGCGCAAGGAGGCCTTCGCGGCCCAGGCCCTCGAGTCGGCGCGGATCACGGCCGAGCAGGGGAACCTGCCGGAAGCGGTGTCCCAGTTCGAGAAGGTCGTCACGACCTACTCCGGCACCTCCGCAGCCTACAGTGCCTCGCTCGGCGTCGCGCAGGCCCGACTGGTGAGCGGGCAGACCGAGCTGGCGATCGCCTCGCTGCTCGACTTCCTCAAGACCAATCCGCCGGCGCTCTACGCGTCGCCGGCCAACGGCCTGCTGGGCAGTGGCTACGAGAACACCGGGAAGTACGCCGAGGCTGCCGCGGCCTACCGCAAGGCGGCCGATGAAGCGACCTCGGATTACCTCAAGGCGTCGGCGCTCCTGGACGCTGGCCGTGCCTTCCGCCTGTCCAAGAACAAGGACGAGGCGATGAAGTGCTACCGCGAAATTCTCGACAAGTACGCCGAGACGGCCGCGAAGACCGAGGCCGAGGTTCGGCTGGCGGAGATGACGATCGGTCAGGGCTGA
- a CDS encoding AarF/ABC1/UbiB kinase family protein has translation MRRAVRLVVLVMPLLLSFARDRRRWLVGGQGALRSPAFHAARAERLAATIARIGPTFVKLTQLFAGRADLIPSPYVEAISTLTDRVPPVEWPAIEAVLRASYGRAPEELFDTIDPMPLAAASLGQVHRATVGGRDVVIKVLRPGVEATIAADLRIARWVLRQVAPRLRPPHVTGLGSVLDEFERRVAEEMDFRQEARFATTIRGNFAHNPSVRIPEVFAEFTRQRTLVLEYIEGKRIDRLDGAVTEGRLAPEQALRTVMELYVQMMLVDGLFHADPHPGNILVDEAGRVVLLDFGMVVEVPPATRRALVGTVFSAIAKDVDGVVDGFHDLGLIEEGASRELIATLARELITLAGMRTTAEERIGRVTRLADEVVETLYDFPVQLPPAMVYFARTAALIEGLGVRYDPRFNAVDFATPIALRFRGSILRSLGESVRIPADVPGAIGAMAGYAVRWATQVARLVLPVGG, from the coding sequence ATGCGCCGCGCCGTCCGCCTCGTTGTCCTCGTCATGCCGCTGCTGCTCAGCTTTGCCCGGGATCGGCGGCGCTGGCTGGTCGGTGGGCAGGGTGCCCTGCGGTCGCCGGCGTTTCATGCGGCGCGGGCGGAGCGCCTCGCGGCCACGATCGCCCGCATCGGGCCGACCTTCGTCAAGCTGACGCAGCTCTTTGCTGGTCGCGCGGACCTGATTCCGTCGCCCTATGTGGAGGCCATCAGCACCCTCACCGACCGTGTCCCGCCGGTCGAGTGGCCGGCGATCGAGGCAGTGCTCCGAGCCAGCTACGGGCGCGCACCGGAGGAGCTCTTCGACACCATCGACCCGATGCCGCTGGCCGCGGCCTCTCTCGGACAGGTGCACCGCGCCACCGTCGGCGGCCGGGACGTCGTGATCAAGGTGCTCCGCCCTGGCGTCGAGGCGACGATCGCCGCCGACCTGCGGATTGCCCGTTGGGTGCTGCGGCAGGTGGCTCCGCGGTTGCGCCCGCCCCATGTGACGGGGCTCGGCAGCGTCCTCGACGAGTTCGAGCGCCGCGTGGCCGAGGAGATGGACTTCCGGCAGGAGGCGCGCTTTGCGACGACGATCCGTGGCAACTTCGCGCACAACCCGTCGGTTCGCATTCCGGAGGTCTTCGCCGAGTTCACTCGGCAGCGCACCCTGGTGCTGGAGTACATCGAGGGGAAGCGCATCGACCGCCTGGATGGTGCCGTCACCGAGGGCCGCTTGGCGCCCGAGCAGGCGCTGCGGACGGTCATGGAGCTCTACGTCCAGATGATGCTGGTCGACGGACTCTTCCACGCCGATCCGCATCCGGGGAATATCCTCGTCGATGAGGCGGGTCGCGTGGTGCTCCTCGATTTTGGCATGGTCGTCGAGGTCCCACCGGCGACTCGGCGTGCCCTCGTGGGCACGGTCTTCTCCGCTATCGCGAAGGACGTGGATGGTGTGGTCGACGGCTTTCATGATCTCGGACTGATCGAGGAAGGGGCCTCACGGGAGTTGATCGCCACCCTCGCGCGCGAGCTGATCACGCTCGCGGGCATGCGCACCACGGCAGAGGAACGGATCGGCCGGGTGACGCGCCTCGCGGATGAAGTGGTCGAGACGTTGTATGACTTTCCGGTCCAGCTCCCGCCGGCAATGGTGTACTTCGCCCGGACGGCGGCGTTGATCGAGGGGTTGGGCGTGCGCTACGACCCGCGCTTCAACGCGGTCGACTTTGCCACGCCGATCGCGCTGCGCTTCCGGGGATCGATCCTCCGGTCGCTGGGCGAGTCGGTGCGCATTCCGGCGGACGTGCCGGGGGCGATCGGCGCGATGGCTGGCTACGCCGTGCGATGGGCGACGCAGGTCGCACGCCTGGTGCTGCCCGTCGGCGGCTAG